ggctgatgggaattgtagttcctgaacatctggagagccgcaggttccctacccctggactagcccaaggtcacccagttgacatGTGTTgaagcgtacaggctaatctgatgtattgtcgaaggctttcatggccagattcaactggttctggtacccaccagaaccaggctaatctgaatttcccagataagcctccacagctcaggcagcagagtggggaatcaaacccggttcctccagattagagtacacctcctcttaaccactacgccactgctgctctatagaCATAGTGTGTGTAGTTCTGGTCACTGTATTTCAAAAAGGAGGTTACAGAGCTGGAAAACATATAGAAGAAGTCAATCCCCTAAAGGGTTGTGGCGCTTTTCCTAAGAGGAAAGGCTGAAGCGTCTGAGATTTCTCAGTTTAgagaagggggacatgatagagtGGACAGtgagaactttttctccttttccaaaaATTCTAGAAGTTGAGGGCATCCAattaagttgatgggcagtagagtGAGAActgacaaaaagaaatacttctttacacaatgaAAAATTAAATTGTGAAATATGCAGCCAAAGAATGTAGTAATGGCCACagacatagacagctttaaaaggggattgtaCAGATTTGTGGAGAACAGGTCTATCTCTAGCTACAAGCcgcatggtgactaaaggaaacctgTATATTTGAAGGTAGTATACCTCGGAATACTAGGGCCAAGAGGCAacttcaggggaaggcctcagcctctattgTTGACGGTCTTTAGggtaactgattggccactgtgtgagacaggatgctggaccaagTGGACCACTATTCTGAACCAGCAGGGATTTTCTTATGTGTTTTATATTCTTATACATGTCACTCCTAATGACTCCTGAAGAGATATAACATCCTGACTATATCACCACCAATGGCAACTTGTGCTGGCAGCAGCTATGCTGAATATGACTTCTCCTTAGGTATGTTTATACATGTTGAATATTTATTTGGTGAAACAAGCTCTCACATAGCTTATTGGGCCATGATTGAAGGAACATTCTGGGCCAAGCTAACAGCAATGCTTTTTTCCTAAATTCACAGACATTCTTTGGAAGCAACAAACCTAGTTTGCCGGTGATTTCTTTCTGCTAAATATGCTAAACCCATTTCTCAGATACTGAAGAAACCGTACAGTACATACAAGTGCAAGTACCTTTTATGCACCACTATACATTGACTGAAATTAAATCTCTAAGTTATGGGGTTTCCACTATTTTCTTCAGCAAGGCGAACATCTTCTCAGACTATTGGGCTCAGTTTAATTTCCTCCTGAGTAATTTGCTCCTTCGCACTGGATAGCCAGAGTTGCAGTAACATCAAAAACAGCtaaattgcatgaagaagtggCCTGAAAATGCTGAACAGCATTATGTTTGAATAATATTGTTTTGGGAGGCTTATACTACCGTAGAAAGGTGGTTCTACTATGGCAGTATGCCTCATTTAGCACAAATGTTATATGTACcttacataaataaatgtatacttTTCTGATGTCAAGGCGACGGCTATTATTCAGAACGTTTCAGGTCCACCTTTTGTTAAGGCAAGCCCTGAGACACATattaaaataagcaaacaaatcCCCCTTCATTTGCATCCAAGTTTCctatgttcaaaatgtgttctcccTACGAACATAGCATAAATCTTCTGAACAGCTGGGACAGCAGGAGTTAAAAACTCCAAAATAGGACTTCCTTGGGTTAaactataaaacaaataaacatcaGCACGGCAGCTTCAGCTTTCAGGGTCCTTCTTAAGTGTGATCCCTTACCCACTTAAATACACTGAAGCACCAACTCCTTCTGACCAATTTAGTTCAATGGCTTCAAGTACTCCATATATACACTGGTTTTTAGACTGGACAGCTTGCTTGAGAGAGATTCATTGACATTTATACTCAAGACAGCCTCACTGAGATTGACTGAAATCTATCCAACGCCAACATAAATAGAAAGGGGATGACCTCTTGGGACAAGATTTTAGAAGGGCAATGACCTACGTTGAACTTTGAGTAATGCAATATAGGCCACAGTCCAGCAAATACTGACTTACTgtataatcctatgcagagttcctCCAGTCTAAGATCACTGAAATCCACGGGCTTAAACTGAAATAATTCAGCATGGTATTGACTGTAAAATACTTGCTGGAATTGGAAGGCTTCATACCGTAGAACATCAACaaccataaaaataaatacacaacaTCCACAGCAACATTATTTTAAATTTGGAAAGTGGGGGGAGCTCCCTAGAGAAATTTGGGAAGTGGGGGGAGTCACTAGAGAAAAAAGAATACCTTTTACATAATGCTCACACTActtaacttctgcaggagtctatcgcataccctgcagctgtggaaaggtctacatatgAATCataaaacgcagcattcagactcgaaTTAAgaagcatgaaagacactgtcggcttaaccatcctgaaaaatctgcagttgcagaatatGTGTTagacaaaactggacataacattttatttgagaacactgaaattctggacaatttggaaggttactagtCAGACTgaacagggaggccactgaaattcacaaacaccaagacaacttcaacaagagactctgaaaattaacaaatcttggctcccagtacttaaaaaatggactgataaccccacccgcactcaaccacacctttgcatagcaagtttcactcaaatacttactgattggttccccaccctgggacatggacaatataccccactacactttcccttctcactagacacagtgtgaaacagacttttctctgtgatacacctctgaagatgccagccacagatgcaggtgaaacattaggaacaagatctaccagaccacagccacacagccctgaaaacccaccagaaccagctaacTTCATAAACTTTTTCTCTATAATTCATCATTCTGATAAAGACTTCCTCATTGTCCATTATGCATCTGCATATATAAAAAtgtcatatttttaaaacttcaacttttctttttccagtCACACATTGCCCAGTTATAACTAATTTTGTCTTCTTTCTCACAATTTTGCTGTGTTCTCACATTGGCACATGGCATACATTTCAAATAATCCCAAACTCCTGATACTGAGATGTGTGTGCATATTTTACATAGGGACTATAAAAACATTCTACTTCATCTGACATTAAGATACAAAGGAAGATGTGTTAGTACCAGTAGAGATGGGCAATACAGTCTTTTGCACAATGTTTGTAAAAAATTTTGCAGGGTCCAATTGCACCAAAAAGCATACCTTCCCTCTAACCTCATGGCTGGATTGCCCTTCTTTCATATCAACAAGGTAACTCTCTTCTTTCCGTAGTCTCATGAGAATTGATGACAGACACAAAAATTAGGGCTGCAACCTTCAGCTGATAGATTAATTGATTTAACTGATTAATTGGCAGGGTCTAACTTTAAAACAAGAAGATAAATTGTGGATGGAAGTGCAATTCAAGGGCATACTTCTTTTTACAGACCATTTTAGTTGTAGTCTGTTATTGAAATAGGGAATGTAAAAAGGTAATAATAAGGATTGCCTTTTCTTATGACCGTGAGATAtagttgttttttaattaaattgttaGCAATCTTACACTCTCTTCAATATTACCCAAAGCTACTACTGTAATTCTATAGCTATTCCACATTAATTGATTGACCCAACAGCTCAGCTAAGTTCAACTGGCAAATTATTGTAATCAATTGGCAGCCTTTACAAAGCCTGTTCTTATAGTAGCAATGAATAACATGCTTCTTCCTCACAACCATAAGAGATACTAGACACTGCCTCATCTTTCAGAGAAGACTGTTTCCCAGACATTCTATTTTTTCTACAGCTCCCTTTTCATAGTCAGTTCCGACAGCTTGCCCAGTCAGTTAATTTGTCTGAGTCAGATGGTCAGCTTCCTGTTTGATGCTAGATAAGCACAATTAGAAGACAGACCAGAAAACCTGAAGTATGTTAGGCACTTCAAACTTCTTTAGCCCTGTTTTCTGAAAAGAAAGGAATACAACTACAGTAGAAATTAATGTAGAATAACTAGGCTTTTATAATAGTGAACTATAACAGCCATTATGAGTTTCTGTAATTAAACATCACTGGCTAATCAGCTTCAGTGGGTTCTGATTTTCAGTATGCATGCATCATGACACAACTGATGACATTTAATTCTGCAATCTACAGCATGAACCATTAATCAGTGCTTTAGTGCTCCCCCAGAGTATTACTTACCAGGACATGTCATGTTGGCCCTTATCTATGGAACTGTTAAACTTTGTTTTTACATTTCTTGATTACAGAGAAAAATGATCCAGCAATTATTTAGCAGCTGTGGGTCAGGCTCTTGCTACATATGATTTCCCCACAGGAATCAATTGTCCTATTTTCATACAGCCGCTCGACGCACACAAACCTAACTACATTTTGAAGGGCTTCTACTGGAAcacatactttaaaaaacaaagtgcTTCAACATTATTTATAGCTGAATTCAGACCATAGCATTTGATACAAATAGAGCTGATCCTGGAGGAATCCTTCAACAGAAGGAAATGTTAAAGGAACACTTCTAGTTCCAATTCAATGTCAACTCTCCAAACATATCAAAAGTTTCAAATCTATTATTAACCCATCTGTTTAGATATAAAGCAGCATGCATCAGTGTAATACAGTCTGGACTCTTCTGATTTATCAACTAGCCACCTAGATGGGGAATGTGAACAGATAAGATATATCTCttgacaaacctgaaaaaaaaacctgaagaaaaggCATTTGGgggttttaaaaacttaaaatagaAGTAGTGCCTGTATTACTGAGAAATGAATCCTCTCAATaagaagaggggtttggatttctaccctgcttttctcaactgtaagaagtcttgaagcagcttacaaactccttcccttctttgccacacagcagacaccatgtgaggtaggtgaggctgagagtttgaagagaactatgactagcacaaggtcacccagcaggcttcaggtgtaggagtggagaaacaagccaagttcaccagattagtctgctgcttatgtggagtggagaatcaaacccagttctccagattaaagtccacctgctcataaccactacaccatatggCCACATCAAGGTAATCATAACAGTATTGCCAGCATGCTAGCCTTGGGTTTTTTTCAGTAAAGAGAAGGGCAAGTTCCTTTCCAGGGCTGTCTTGTCTTTGGGGAAGGACTCAGCAGTACCAACAACTACTAAGCTACTTGCTACCTAATGCCCAGGTGCAGCTGCTTGCCACTGTTCAACATCAACTACGATatgacagtggtgtagtggtcacaGCTTCAGAAAATCCCGGCCTAACCTGTCATGGTAGTCACTGGATAAGGCAGTTACCCAGTGACTGGAccagtctcacacacacactcttagcGTAACCAATCTTACAGGCTTGTTGCAAgtataaaacagaggagaacagAATGATGTGAGTTGCTTCGaattcccactgtggagaaaggcagggtataaatgaagtaaataaataataagacagTCAGTGTGGtagaatggttaagagcagtgaactctaatctgaagaatcaggtttgattcttccacatgagtgacaggctctaatctggtgaaccaggtttgttttcctacttctgcacaagaaacctgctggctgactttgggcaagtcacagttctcctagaattctctcagttccacctacctcacaaggtgcctgttgggggaagaggacgggaaggagtttgtaagccactttgagacactttatggttgagaaaagtggggtataaatccaaactcctcctcctctaaatattgctaaaatgggggggggacgACAGATTAAAGGTTGAGTtgtgggtggaaaggagaaaaagcagagaaaggtgaggatatggggactgccagaaagagaaaaaggtggAGAGGGTATGGGAGTGTGAGGTCTCCAGCCCTGCAAGTCCTTGAGAGTTCTGCACTTCACAACTGTTCCCATCCTGGTAACCAACAGTGCACAACTGGGGGCCACTCAGTCCAGCCCACTGGCTGGAACCACACAGAATATtcttgggaagaggctgaaagaggaaggaagggggacatttaaaagataggttggctggtgagaaggagggaaagaaggaagcaggaaagggaaaaaggcTATAGACACCTTCAGGAAAggtgaaaataaaaaggaggagggaaaattaGATATCCTCCTGCAAGCCCTTGTGGGTCCCCAGATTGCATGTTAATAATatgcattctggaaaaaaaaagaaacaaatacttACTGCTTGTGGTGAggttattttccccaggctgtgGAAGAGGATCAACATCCTGAATTACTTGTAATACTCCCACAGTCCGGACTGGAGGATCTAGTGCTACAGAGCTTTCATTCACAGTTATGTCACTAGCTCCAGTAATTTGATTGGTTGGAGGTCCTCCTATAGATGCTTCAAAATCTGGAGGTATTTCATCCATGCAATCTGCATTTGGCTAAGGGgaacagaaaaaatatattaatgAGAATAGGAAGAAAGATGCTGAAAGGAAATgttagagaaagaaagaaaaacagtttgCTTCCAAAAAGGAATAATCTTGATAATTTTATTTGTAATCCCCCAATTTGTGTAGTTTTATTTTTTGAGCATATATTTTGGCTTCTCTATAAACAGATGTCAAAATCAGGATAAAATCACTTGCATCTAATCTCAGACTCCAGTGTGGACACAGTACTGATGTGGAGGACACCTAGGTCCCTGGCTCATTCCAGCTGCCTGAATTATGAATATATGAATGGGTCCCACTTCGACTTCAAGCAATCACAATAACATCATCTAGAAATACGGTGGAAAGTGGCATCACACCACAACCAACTTATGACAATGCTGTAGCatctttccaaggcaagagatgttcagaggtggtttgtcattgcctgcctctgtgtagaaccctgaatttccttggtagtctcccatgcaaatactaagcACAGCCAGctcggcttagcttccaagatctaatgagatcggtctagactgggccatccaggccagagcCATATAGCAATAATACCCAACATTGGAATGTCCACATTAAGAACTAAATATTCCAGGAACCACATATGTTGTGCAATGTTTCACTCCAGAAAATTACATAAGAAGCCAAAGAGAGAGAATAACAAGGAAAAGTAGCTTCAGGGCAGGACCAGCTCTCAAGGAAGAGGGTTCAAAAATATCCAGGTGGTAGGTAACCTACATGATAACGCCAAAGAGGAGTCCAGAAAAGAGGTGAGAGTACATAATGTTTGCCAGAAATGTTACTTTTCTGTTCACAACACAGTGTTAGGGATGGATAAGCTCAATACAGTAAAAGACTCTGGCTCCAGCCAAAACATCGGGTTCTTTTCTGTCATATTTTGAAATGTGGGAAGAAGGCCCAGTGAGCTAAAGGGTCTTGTGAACTTCTCAGTATAAGAAATGGAAGGAGAAGTATTCTAGGTGAGGAAAAGATTTCTAAAGGCAGTGATAGTTACTTTACTGAGCTGGATTTTCAGCTGGAAATTTAAACTAGTACAAACTGAAACAGTATGAATAAGAGATTGTTAACAGAAAATACAAGTGTGAACATAGAATGTTGGTACTTCAGAATCTTTTGGGTCTAAGCACAACTTGAAAGAGCCTGATTAATACAATGATACTAGGCATGTTTAGGCTTCTCTCACTGGAATGCTCTCATTTCTCAGTAAGTGGAAAGCGCTGATTTTTTTGAGATCAGGTACAGTCCTTTTCACTTTGCTGTTCGCTGGGGAAATGGCCAGAAATCCTAGTTCTTGTGTCCATGCCACTTTAGCTTGATGCCTTCTATAATGCCTTTCACTTTCACTTGGATGACAGAGGCTGGTCTGATTCATCAGATTTCAACAGTTAAGATGGGTCAGTTGTGGTTAGCACTTtcacgggagaccaccaaggaattctacagtcactatgcagaagaactctatggtcgaatccccactaccatcttagccaggtttcagaacacaaacgacctcaaacctggttagtttgtgttctgaaacctggctaagacggtagtggggattcgacctatgttaGATCAttctctgttaatctcttgtcttggaaatcttatggggtcaccataagtcggctgtgacttgatgacaatttacacacacacataatgcctTCCATCAAATTTTGTTGGTGCCTTAGCTGTGTCCCTTCTTGGAGGGAAATATCCTGACCACAGTCAGTTATCCATGCTTTAATAACATCTACACTAGAGAAACAGTTTGCCATATGTGGGCCTGTCTTTAAACTTTTATTTCCTCCATTCCCCCTGTTCTTAGACCAAGATCATGAATCTTAAATAAGACCAATATCCAAAAACACCTCTCTTCAACTCCTCTCTTCAGCCTCTCAAAAACAAGCAACAAAGTAAGAAAATTAAGGATTAGTGTCCTCTAAGAGGaattgaatgctgcttttaacaaCCTTTTGGAAACTTCAGCTAGTGCACAATGTAAGGGCCGGATTGTTAACTGTAACTTATGTATGTAACTGGCACTTGCTACTGTGAAATATGACCTTCCTCCTCTGTGTTAAAAGATCAATTACTTCCACTTTATTTTCAGGCTCGATTCAGCGGACTGCATTTTAACCTCTAAAAGCTTGAACAACCTGAGGCCTGCGTAGCTAAATGGCTATCTTCTTCCACATGGATCTGCTTGATAAGATAATCATTTAAGGCTCTCTATGTCTACGCCCTTTCAGAGATTACGGGGGCAACTACCAGAGGGAAGGCTTAGGCCTGTAACTGATACAGGTCTGCAACTGAATTAAATAATAGTTAACATTGACTTCTTGTCCTAGACTTGTTGAGTCTTGCACTCTAATATCTATTAGCTGCCATGAGTCTTTGTAATTACACCATCAATAATACCAGGTTGTATTCATGCCTGCAATACAGCCCTTAAATTAAAACAGAATCATATGGTTCATGTAGCAAATGCCCTTGCTCTTATGAACTTCCTTAACAGTATTTGTGAAAAAATATTCAGACGAGATCTTCAACAGGGAGAACTTATTGCATACTATGCAGATGCTTGCTTTGAAATTTCAAATAATTTGAAAATGGTAGTCATGGAAAGGCTACTTCAAGCATTCCATGGGATGGCATCCTTACCGGAATCCCTAGTGCTTTTAAGATGTTCATTTTACACATAGGGCAGGTACGATGGTCTAGCAGCCATGGATCTACACAAGATTTGTGAAAGAGATGCCTGCAAGGGAAAGTCATGACATTTATTTCAGATCTGTCTCTATATGAGTTCTTTTCTCCACTCCACTGAGATAGTTTGTTTACAAAAAATGCTCAAATGTATCTTGGTATAATAGGATCAGAGGGTCagaattgtgtagtggttaaagtattggactaggatttAGGTAACTttagtttaaatccccactctgccatgaaagcctattgggtgactttgggccagtttcAGCCTTGATCTGGCAACATTTGGATgggaaaaccctatagggtcatcagaagtcagctgtgatttcctGGTaaacccccccatgccccccaaaaGTATAAAGACATGTCTGTGCAGGAGACAAAACAAACCTACTAAAAAACCCTTTTGTTGAAAAATAGAGGAGTTTAGATTTCAGTACATTTGAGCGGACAACGCCCGGCTTGTGGTTTCAAATGTTAAACTAGAAGACTAGCACTTTAAATGAAAAATACTGAGAGAGCCAGGAGAGTTACCACAACAAATGTTTGCAGACAATATACTAACAAATAACTTTTGTCCCATTCATTTTCAGGGAAATATGGAAACTTACATCCCAACCTAACCTACTCTTATGATtggtcagaaaataaaatggagaagtaaacAGTGTCTGTCAGTCAGTCTGAGTTACTTGGAAAAAAGCAGTATAAAGATGTAGttagtaaataaatacacagTTTACAATTCAATCTGATGGACAGTATTACCTGAAatcaactctgcataggattccaTTGTTAACTGCAAATTTTCATATAGGTTAAACTACCTGCCTATGCTGAACCTGCTGGTATTTTAGAATAATTTGTCTGTTAAATCCAGTGTAATATGTAATCTAAAATGTTTGCCATAACtttctgtgctgtgtgtgtgCACTTGCTAAAATATTAGAGTCCACAGCTGAAGTCTAAAATAGGCTAAAATATATATCCTTTTACCAAGTTAGCATGCAAGCCTTA
This region of Sphaerodactylus townsendi isolate TG3544 unplaced genomic scaffold, MPM_Stown_v2.3 scaffold_1336, whole genome shotgun sequence genomic DNA includes:
- the LOC125424888 gene encoding RING finger protein 150-like, with protein sequence MCKMNILKALGIPPNADCMDEIPPDFEASIGGPPTNQITGASDITVNESSVALDPPVRTVGVLQVIQDVDPLPQPGENNLTTS